Proteins co-encoded in one Prescottella sp. R16 genomic window:
- a CDS encoding DUF3068 domain-containing protein: MAERSGPSRILACVLVGLGTFLLAIAIMVPAYTVDKLKKTPLDLEVTTVATGNGDVLDSKALLAGKAEVNTNVPIVAQRYVITQEPSDSQVVSVQAGQTLIRTDKQGDTGLLTATVDTVTLDRVSSMPVEPPVGTIQTSPTGQAQEVSHTGLQYKWPFDAEKKSYPYFDLNSRTSQDIDFVEETEINGMKVYHYNQTIEPTDLSKVVPEPTNKLTLPASTWGVPGDDQPITMTRWYTNERDVWVDPVTGVVVKGQEKLYQYYARDKAKPEVTVLQVTLPFDENTIEYQLGQAKDGQDKLSLFGRTLPIVAAILGVIALIAGLFLGLRGGRGNKGAATAGGPGNPPADGPGQTGDHDWTTDETEEFPTVNLGKDGFTEPPRQ, from the coding sequence ATGGCCGAGCGCTCAGGCCCGAGCCGGATACTTGCGTGCGTCCTGGTAGGTCTCGGGACCTTCCTGCTGGCCATCGCGATCATGGTCCCCGCGTACACCGTGGACAAGCTGAAGAAGACTCCACTCGACCTCGAGGTCACCACCGTCGCCACCGGCAACGGTGACGTGCTCGACTCGAAGGCCCTCCTCGCCGGCAAGGCCGAGGTGAACACCAACGTGCCGATCGTCGCGCAGCGCTACGTCATCACGCAGGAGCCGTCCGATTCCCAGGTCGTCTCCGTACAGGCCGGGCAGACGCTGATCCGCACCGACAAGCAGGGCGACACCGGCCTGCTCACCGCGACCGTCGACACCGTCACCCTCGACCGCGTCAGCTCCATGCCCGTCGAACCGCCCGTCGGCACCATCCAGACGTCACCGACCGGGCAGGCGCAGGAGGTGTCCCACACCGGCCTGCAGTACAAGTGGCCGTTCGACGCGGAGAAGAAGAGCTACCCCTACTTCGATCTCAACTCCCGCACCAGCCAGGACATCGATTTCGTCGAAGAAACCGAGATCAACGGCATGAAGGTGTACCACTACAACCAGACGATCGAACCCACCGATCTGTCGAAGGTGGTGCCCGAGCCCACCAACAAGCTGACCCTGCCCGCCTCGACGTGGGGTGTGCCCGGCGACGACCAGCCGATCACCATGACCCGCTGGTACACCAACGAACGCGACGTCTGGGTCGACCCCGTCACCGGCGTCGTCGTCAAGGGCCAGGAGAAGCTGTACCAGTACTACGCCCGCGACAAGGCGAAGCCCGAGGTCACGGTTCTCCAGGTGACGCTGCCGTTCGACGAGAACACCATCGAATACCAGCTCGGTCAGGCCAAGGACGGCCAGGACAAGCTGTCGCTGTTCGGCCGGACCCTCCCGATCGTCGCCGCGATCCTCGGCGTCATCGCCCTGATCGCCGGCCTGTTCCTCGGTCTCCGCGGCGGACGCGGCAACAAGGGCGCCGCCACGGCCGGCGGCCCCGGCAACCCGCCCGCCGACGGCCCCGGCCAGACCGGCGACCACGACTGGACCACCGACGAGACGGAAGAATTCCCCACCGTCAACCTCGGCAAGGACGGCTTCACCGAACCGCCGCGCCAGTAG
- a CDS encoding polysaccharide biosynthesis protein: protein MPRQSLTGSTVAGMTMVTLGSMTANIAAYLLALPALRWLGPVGYGEFAALLAAQLVLAVPALALQTVVARDIVHGNSADALRALGYRCAAIVAVLACLLVPVLSWVLHTSLAATAAALVAAPMLVLLATEQGLLQGASRFAELSVVLAAAGIGKVAPAVVVLAVGGGPGPALLAAAVGTGVVAVAARLVTSRRDTTSQGPDATIGVATVLRASQVQLALIALSSLDLVIARAVLDSHDAGVYAAGAVATKAAFWLPQAIGVVLYPRMANPEQSASAVRSALGVLTGLGVVLVAGAAVCAPLAPALFGDDYSSIQGILWMFAWNGAALAVLQGALLSAIAGERTRLAAVAWVGLAIEATLMFTVADSVRQFVTVAMAVATVTAVVAAASAVRAARAASVPR from the coding sequence ATGCCACGTCAATCGCTCACCGGCTCGACGGTCGCCGGGATGACGATGGTGACTCTCGGTTCGATGACCGCGAATATCGCCGCCTACCTGCTCGCGCTGCCCGCGCTGCGCTGGCTCGGCCCGGTCGGGTACGGCGAGTTCGCGGCTCTGCTCGCCGCCCAGCTGGTCCTTGCGGTGCCCGCGCTGGCCCTGCAGACCGTCGTCGCCCGCGACATCGTCCACGGCAATTCGGCGGACGCGTTGCGGGCACTCGGATACCGGTGTGCCGCGATCGTCGCGGTCCTCGCGTGCCTACTGGTCCCGGTGCTGTCGTGGGTGCTGCACACGAGCCTCGCCGCGACCGCCGCCGCGCTCGTCGCCGCCCCGATGCTGGTGCTGCTCGCCACCGAACAGGGACTCCTGCAAGGGGCGAGCCGGTTCGCGGAACTGAGTGTCGTGCTGGCTGCCGCCGGAATCGGGAAGGTGGCCCCGGCCGTCGTGGTCCTCGCGGTCGGGGGCGGGCCGGGCCCGGCGCTGCTCGCTGCCGCCGTCGGCACCGGTGTCGTGGCCGTCGCCGCTCGGCTGGTGACGAGCCGACGTGACACCACCTCGCAGGGCCCCGACGCGACGATCGGCGTGGCGACCGTCCTGCGGGCGTCGCAGGTACAGCTCGCACTGATCGCACTGTCGTCGCTGGACCTGGTGATCGCCCGTGCCGTCCTCGACTCCCACGACGCCGGCGTCTACGCGGCCGGTGCCGTCGCCACCAAGGCGGCGTTCTGGCTGCCGCAGGCCATCGGTGTGGTGCTGTATCCGCGGATGGCGAACCCGGAACAGTCGGCGTCCGCGGTCCGGTCCGCGCTCGGGGTGCTCACCGGGCTCGGTGTCGTGCTCGTCGCGGGGGCCGCGGTCTGCGCACCCCTCGCGCCGGCACTCTTCGGCGACGACTACTCGTCGATCCAGGGCATCCTGTGGATGTTCGCGTGGAACGGCGCCGCCCTCGCCGTGCTGCAGGGCGCGCTGCTGTCCGCGATCGCCGGGGAACGCACCCGCCTCGCCGCCGTCGCCTGGGTGGGACTCGCGATCGAGGCCACGCTCATGTTCACCGTCGCCGACAGCGTCCGCCAGTTCGTCACCGTCGCCATGGCCGTCGCGACCGTCACCGCGGTCGTCGCCGCCGCCTCGGCCGTGCGGGCGGCACGGGCCGCATCCGTCCCGCGATAA
- a CDS encoding glycosyltransferase family 4 protein: MREVLLLCWRDTGHPQGGGSERYLEEVGAGLARRGISVTLRTASYPGAPRDEIVDGVRISRGGGRLTVYPRALAAIVAGRLGLGPLAGLRPDAVVDTQNGIPFFSRTVTGAPVTVLVHHCHREQWPVAGRLMGRVGWWIESWLSPRVHRDSQYLTVSLPSADELADLGVGRDRIAVVRNGADAIPDAVTPGGSRTRTPHPSLCVLSRLVPHKQIEDALAVVARLRHTIPGLHLDVIGGGWWEENLREHADTLGIADAVTFHGHVPEERKHELLSRAWVHVMPSRKEGWGLAVVEAAQHGVPTVGYRSSKGLTDSIVDGVTGLLVDGGGERVSALTTAVDTLLLDPELRADLGDKARMRAYEFSWEQTATGVHAVLAASAEGRRVSGLVAGRDDRTVPASHLG; the protein is encoded by the coding sequence GTGCGAGAGGTTCTCCTGCTGTGCTGGCGCGACACCGGGCATCCCCAGGGCGGCGGCAGCGAGCGGTACCTCGAGGAGGTGGGCGCCGGTCTCGCCCGCCGCGGCATCTCGGTCACCCTCCGTACCGCGTCCTATCCGGGGGCGCCGCGCGACGAGATCGTCGACGGTGTCCGCATCAGCCGCGGCGGCGGACGGCTCACGGTGTATCCGCGGGCGCTCGCCGCGATCGTCGCAGGACGTCTCGGGCTGGGCCCGCTCGCCGGGCTGCGTCCCGACGCCGTCGTCGACACCCAGAACGGCATCCCGTTCTTCTCCCGCACGGTCACCGGCGCCCCGGTCACGGTGCTCGTCCACCACTGTCACCGTGAGCAGTGGCCCGTCGCCGGGCGGCTCATGGGCCGCGTCGGGTGGTGGATCGAATCCTGGCTGTCGCCGCGCGTGCACCGCGACAGCCAGTACCTGACGGTGTCGCTGCCGTCGGCCGACGAACTCGCCGACCTCGGTGTCGGACGTGACCGAATCGCAGTGGTGCGTAACGGTGCCGACGCCATTCCGGACGCCGTCACTCCCGGGGGCAGCCGCACCCGCACCCCGCATCCGTCGCTGTGTGTGCTGTCGCGGCTGGTGCCGCACAAGCAGATCGAGGACGCCCTCGCCGTCGTCGCACGGTTGCGGCACACGATTCCCGGGCTGCACCTCGACGTGATCGGCGGCGGCTGGTGGGAGGAGAACCTGCGCGAGCACGCCGACACCCTCGGTATCGCCGACGCCGTCACCTTCCACGGGCACGTCCCCGAGGAGCGGAAGCACGAATTGCTTTCCCGCGCATGGGTTCACGTGATGCCGTCTCGGAAAGAAGGGTGGGGGCTCGCGGTCGTCGAGGCCGCCCAGCACGGGGTGCCGACCGTCGGCTACCGCAGCTCCAAGGGCCTCACCGATTCGATCGTCGACGGTGTCACCGGCCTGCTCGTCGACGGTGGCGGCGAGCGTGTCTCGGCGCTCACGACGGCCGTCGACACCCTGCTGCTCGACCCCGAACTCCGCGCCGACCTCGGCGACAAGGCCCGGATGCGGGCCTACGAATTTTCGTGGGAACAGACTGCCACCGGAGTGCACGCGGTGCTCGCGGCGTCGGCGGAGGGCCGCCGGGTGTCGGGGCTCGTCGCAGGTCGTGACGATCGGACGGTGCCGGCTTCGCATCTCGGCTGA
- a CDS encoding class I SAM-dependent methyltransferase, whose translation MTRHFARRATLKRSIGLLSDFRYEQTDPDLFYGALARDSVELIGDLYRGLTDRDLGGTTVLDVGGGPGYFADAFSGVGARYIPVEPDPSEMHAAGLTVGDSIRGSGLALPIRTGSVDVCFSSNVAEHVAQPWMMAEEMLRVTRPGGLMVLSYTLWWGPFGGHETGPWHYLGGEYAARRYARTHGKEPKNRFGVSLFDIGAKDGLRWAKTQTGGDVLAAFPRYHPRWAWWAVKIPVLRELLVSNLVLVLRKR comes from the coding sequence GTGACCCGACATTTCGCCCGCCGCGCCACCCTGAAACGGTCGATCGGGCTGCTGAGCGACTTCCGGTACGAACAGACCGATCCGGACCTGTTCTACGGCGCCCTGGCCCGCGATTCCGTCGAACTGATCGGCGACCTGTACCGCGGGCTCACCGACCGTGACCTGGGCGGCACCACCGTCCTCGACGTCGGTGGCGGCCCCGGCTACTTCGCCGACGCCTTCTCCGGCGTCGGCGCCCGATACATCCCGGTCGAACCGGATCCGTCGGAGATGCACGCGGCCGGCCTGACCGTCGGAGATTCGATCCGCGGCTCCGGGCTGGCCCTGCCCATCCGCACCGGATCGGTGGACGTGTGCTTCTCCTCGAACGTCGCCGAGCACGTCGCGCAGCCGTGGATGATGGCCGAGGAGATGCTGCGCGTCACCAGACCCGGTGGGCTGATGGTGCTGTCGTACACGCTGTGGTGGGGCCCGTTCGGCGGCCACGAGACCGGACCGTGGCACTACCTGGGCGGCGAGTATGCCGCCCGCCGCTACGCCCGCACGCACGGCAAGGAACCGAAGAACCGGTTCGGGGTCTCACTCTTCGACATCGGTGCGAAGGACGGCCTGCGCTGGGCGAAGACACAGACCGGCGGCGACGTCCTCGCCGCCTTCCCCCGCTACCATCCGCGCTGGGCATGGTGGGCGGTGAAGATCCCGGTGCTGCGCGAACTGCTGGTCAGCAACCTGGTCCTGGTGCTGCGCAAGCGCTGA
- a CDS encoding ROK family protein — translation MTALALDVGGTKMAAARVRPDGGLDDPVTVPTPASGVWEACASLLRKVAGDAPITRVGIASAGPVDAVAGTVGPLNIAEWCGGFPLVDSVRTLLPEASVRLVLDGAAAAYAEHRLGAGRGVPDLLAVVVSTGVGGGLIRGGRIDGGRTGNAGHIGHMVVPDADDRCGCGATGCLEAVASGSGALRWARANGWSGATGADLAVDAELGEPTAAAALDRAGVALGRAFASAAALLDVDLVVIGGGFAQSGPALWTPMTTSAAAHARLSFLHDLRLVRAELGVLGTLSGAGLAALDDA, via the coding sequence ATGACCGCACTCGCACTCGATGTCGGCGGCACCAAGATGGCGGCGGCGCGGGTGCGCCCGGACGGGGGCCTCGACGATCCCGTCACCGTCCCGACCCCGGCATCCGGGGTGTGGGAGGCGTGCGCGAGCCTGCTGCGGAAGGTGGCGGGCGACGCGCCGATCACGCGGGTGGGGATCGCGTCGGCCGGTCCGGTCGACGCCGTCGCGGGCACGGTCGGACCGCTCAACATCGCCGAATGGTGCGGCGGTTTCCCACTGGTCGACTCCGTGCGCACCCTGCTTCCCGAGGCGTCCGTGCGGCTCGTGCTCGACGGTGCCGCCGCCGCGTACGCCGAGCATCGGCTCGGGGCGGGGCGCGGCGTCCCCGATCTGCTCGCGGTCGTGGTGTCGACGGGTGTCGGGGGCGGGCTGATCCGCGGCGGCCGGATCGACGGCGGACGCACCGGCAACGCCGGCCACATCGGGCACATGGTGGTGCCGGACGCCGACGACCGCTGCGGCTGCGGCGCCACCGGTTGCCTCGAGGCCGTCGCGAGCGGGTCCGGGGCGCTGCGCTGGGCGCGGGCGAACGGGTGGAGCGGGGCGACGGGCGCCGACCTGGCCGTCGACGCGGAACTCGGGGAGCCCACCGCCGCCGCGGCGCTCGACCGGGCCGGGGTGGCGTTGGGGCGGGCGTTCGCGTCGGCGGCCGCCCTGCTCGACGTGGACCTCGTCGTGATCGGCGGCGGTTTCGCGCAGTCCGGTCCGGCGCTGTGGACGCCGATGACGACGTCCGCCGCCGCGCACGCCCGGTTGTCGTTCCTGCACGATCTGCGGCTCGTCCGAGCCGAGCTCGGGGTGCTCGGCACCCTCTCGGGGGCCGGTCTGGCTGCGCTCGACGACGCCTGA
- a CDS encoding aldehyde dehydrogenase, whose translation MTDYDKLFIGGRWVAPATEQRLEVFSPATEERVGSVPVAAPADIDAAVAAARAALESGAWAETSPAQRGEILTKVAKLIEERSADLIATISDEMGAPASGVEMMQKIPSLATLNYYAGLANEFAFAFEETRTGAFGQTKVYREPVGVVGAVIAWNVPLFLAINKLAPALLAGCTVVLKPAPETPLAANVLADIFTEAGLPEGVLSIVPGGAETGEYLISHPDVDKVTFTGSTAVGRRIGAIAAEQLKRCSLELGGKSAAILLEDMDVAATTPMLVMSGLMNTGQACVGQTRILAPRSRYDEIIEAMVQFAGFMPVGRPGDEGAQLGPIITEKQRDKVLGYIEKGKAEGARVVLGGGIPAGLDKGWFVEPTIFADVDNSMTIAREEIFGPVLSVIPYDTVDDAIKIANDSDYGLAGSVYTTDIEKGIEIAKQIRTGTYAINWYAFDPGSPFGGYKNSGIGRESGPEGLEAYCELKSVLMPPGYTG comes from the coding sequence ATGACCGACTACGACAAACTCTTCATCGGCGGCCGCTGGGTCGCCCCGGCCACCGAGCAGCGGCTGGAGGTGTTCTCCCCCGCCACCGAGGAGCGTGTCGGCAGTGTGCCGGTCGCCGCACCGGCCGACATCGACGCCGCCGTCGCCGCGGCACGTGCCGCCCTCGAGTCGGGTGCGTGGGCCGAGACGTCGCCCGCACAGCGCGGCGAGATCCTCACCAAGGTCGCCAAGCTCATCGAGGAGCGCAGCGCCGACCTGATCGCCACGATCTCCGACGAGATGGGCGCTCCGGCGTCCGGCGTCGAGATGATGCAGAAGATTCCGTCGCTCGCGACGCTCAACTACTACGCGGGCCTCGCGAACGAGTTCGCGTTCGCGTTCGAGGAGACCCGTACCGGCGCGTTCGGGCAGACCAAGGTGTACCGCGAACCGGTCGGTGTCGTCGGCGCCGTCATCGCCTGGAACGTGCCGCTGTTCCTCGCGATCAACAAGCTGGCCCCGGCACTGCTCGCGGGCTGCACCGTCGTCCTCAAGCCGGCCCCGGAAACGCCGCTGGCCGCGAACGTCCTCGCCGACATCTTCACCGAGGCGGGCCTGCCCGAGGGTGTGCTGTCGATCGTGCCGGGCGGCGCCGAGACCGGCGAATACCTGATCTCGCATCCCGACGTCGACAAGGTCACCTTCACCGGTAGCACCGCCGTCGGACGCAGGATCGGCGCGATCGCCGCCGAGCAGCTCAAGCGCTGTTCCCTCGAGCTCGGCGGCAAGTCCGCCGCGATCCTGCTCGAGGACATGGACGTCGCCGCGACCACGCCGATGCTGGTGATGTCGGGGCTGATGAACACCGGTCAGGCGTGTGTCGGCCAGACCCGCATCCTCGCGCCGCGTTCCCGCTACGACGAGATCATCGAGGCCATGGTGCAGTTCGCCGGGTTCATGCCCGTCGGCCGTCCCGGCGACGAGGGCGCGCAGCTCGGCCCGATCATCACCGAGAAGCAGCGCGACAAGGTCCTCGGCTACATCGAGAAGGGCAAGGCCGAAGGCGCCCGCGTCGTCCTCGGCGGCGGTATCCCCGCCGGCCTCGACAAGGGCTGGTTCGTGGAGCCGACGATCTTCGCGGACGTCGACAACTCGATGACCATCGCCCGCGAGGAGATCTTCGGGCCCGTTCTGTCGGTGATCCCCTACGACACCGTCGACGACGCGATCAAGATCGCCAACGACTCGGACTACGGCCTCGCCGGCTCGGTGTACACCACCGACATCGAGAAGGGCATCGAGATCGCCAAGCAGATCCGCACCGGCACCTACGCGATCAACTGGTACGCGTTCGATCCCGGATCCCCGTTCGGCGGCTACAAGAACTCCGGCATCGGCCGCGAGAGCGGCCCCGAGGGCCTCGAGGCGTACTGCGAACTCAAGTCCGTCCTCATGCCGCCCGGCTACACCGGATAA
- a CDS encoding cation diffusion facilitator family transporter has protein sequence MAAPPTDSGGESTLTVVVAFAANALIAAAKTVAAVITGSASMVAEAMHSWADTGNEILLLVANRRARKSPDDAHPLGFGREAYIWSLFAALGLFAVGAGVSITHGIQELAHPQPAGDFGVAYTVLGIAFVLEAISFRQAFKQLRGEAHDAHRDILEHALLTSDPTVRAVFAEDAAALVGLVIAFTGILAHQLTGSPVPDAIGSIAVGVLLGVIAIVLLDRNRRFLVGEPGTPELRAQAIRQLLTYDEVERVTYLRLEFLGPHQLYLVASIDLVGDHAESRVAHTLRALEDRLTTDSAVVRDVVLTLSTPEEPSLTVRSPSRARGDE, from the coding sequence ATGGCAGCACCCCCGACGGACAGCGGCGGCGAGAGCACCCTCACCGTCGTCGTGGCGTTCGCCGCCAACGCCCTGATCGCGGCGGCGAAGACGGTGGCCGCGGTGATCACCGGATCGGCGTCGATGGTCGCCGAGGCGATGCACTCGTGGGCCGACACCGGCAACGAGATCCTGCTGCTCGTCGCGAATCGCCGCGCCCGCAAATCCCCCGACGACGCCCATCCCCTCGGGTTCGGCCGCGAAGCCTATATCTGGTCGCTGTTCGCGGCACTCGGCCTGTTCGCGGTCGGCGCCGGAGTGTCGATCACGCACGGCATCCAGGAGCTTGCGCACCCCCAGCCGGCCGGCGACTTCGGTGTCGCCTACACCGTCCTCGGGATCGCGTTCGTCCTCGAGGCGATCTCGTTCCGGCAGGCGTTCAAACAATTACGCGGCGAAGCCCACGACGCGCACCGCGACATCCTCGAACACGCCCTGCTCACCTCGGATCCCACCGTCCGGGCCGTGTTCGCCGAGGACGCTGCCGCCCTCGTCGGACTCGTCATCGCGTTCACCGGCATCCTCGCCCACCAGCTCACCGGCTCCCCTGTACCCGACGCGATCGGCTCCATCGCCGTCGGCGTCCTCCTCGGCGTCATCGCGATCGTCCTGCTCGACCGCAACCGCCGGTTCCTCGTCGGCGAACCCGGTACCCCGGAGCTGCGTGCGCAGGCGATCCGGCAACTCCTCACCTACGACGAGGTCGAACGCGTCACCTACCTGCGGCTCGAGTTCCTCGGACCGCACCAGCTGTACCTCGTCGCGAGCATCGACCTCGTCGGCGACCACGCCGAATCCCGTGTCGCCCACACCCTGCGCGCCCTCGAGGACCGCCTCACCACCGACTCCGCCGTCGTCCGCGACGTCGTCCTGACCCTGTCCACACCGGAGGAACCGAGCCTGACCGTCCGATCCCCGTCCCGGGCCCGCGGGGACGAGTAG
- the epsC gene encoding serine O-acetyltransferase EpsC: protein MSVLRTIREDLRAASGHDPAARSDVENAVVYSGLHAIWSHRIAHRMWAVPALRGPARVLSQFTRFLTGIEIHPGATIGRRFFIDHGMGVVIGETTEIGDDVMIYHGVTLGGRSLAKTKRHPTIGNRVTIGAGAKVLGPITVGDDSAIGANAVVTRDIAPDHIATGIPASMRPRNKHEQLVDPTSYIDPAIYI, encoded by the coding sequence GTGAGTGTCCTGCGCACGATCCGCGAGGACCTCCGGGCGGCGAGCGGCCACGACCCGGCCGCACGCAGCGACGTCGAGAACGCCGTCGTCTACTCCGGACTGCACGCCATCTGGTCACACCGGATCGCACACCGCATGTGGGCGGTGCCCGCACTGCGCGGCCCGGCCCGCGTGCTGTCACAGTTCACCCGATTCCTCACCGGCATCGAAATCCATCCCGGCGCCACCATCGGCCGACGCTTCTTCATCGACCACGGCATGGGAGTCGTCATCGGCGAAACCACCGAGATCGGCGACGACGTCATGATCTACCACGGCGTCACCCTCGGCGGCCGCTCCCTCGCCAAAACCAAACGACACCCCACCATCGGCAACCGCGTCACCATCGGAGCCGGCGCCAAAGTCCTCGGCCCCATCACCGTCGGTGACGACAGCGCCATCGGAGCCAACGCCGTCGTCACCCGTGACATCGCCCCCGACCACATCGCCACCGGCATCCCCGCCTCCATGCGGCCCCGCAACAAACACGAACAACTCGTCGACCCCACGTCCTACATCGACCCGGCGATCTACATCTGA
- the cysK gene encoding cysteine synthase A, producing the protein MGIYNNVTELVGRTPLVRLNRVTEGAGAQVVAKLEFYNPANSVKDRIGVAIIDAAEASGELTPGGTIVEGTSGNTGIALAMVAAARGYKAIFTMPETASTERRAMLRAYGAEIVLTPGAEGMAGAVKKAEEIVAQTDNAVLARQFGNPANPEIHARTTGEEIWADTDGTVDIFVAGIGTGGTLTGTGRTLRKYKPEITIVGVEPADSPILTGGKPGPHKIQGLGANFVPDILDRDIYDEIIDVQFDDAITTARRLGTEEGVLGGISAGANVWAALQLAKRPENAGKTIVVIVPDFGERYISTPLFEDIRG; encoded by the coding sequence ATGGGGATCTACAACAACGTCACCGAACTGGTCGGACGCACCCCGCTGGTGCGCCTGAACCGGGTCACCGAGGGCGCCGGCGCGCAGGTCGTGGCGAAGCTCGAGTTCTACAACCCGGCCAACAGCGTCAAGGACCGCATCGGTGTCGCGATCATCGACGCCGCCGAGGCCTCCGGTGAGCTGACCCCCGGCGGCACCATCGTCGAGGGCACCTCCGGCAACACCGGTATCGCCCTCGCCATGGTGGCGGCGGCCCGCGGCTACAAGGCGATCTTCACGATGCCCGAGACGGCGTCCACCGAGCGTCGCGCCATGCTGCGCGCGTACGGCGCCGAAATCGTCCTCACCCCCGGCGCCGAAGGCATGGCCGGTGCCGTGAAGAAGGCCGAGGAGATCGTCGCGCAGACCGACAACGCCGTCCTCGCCCGCCAGTTCGGGAACCCCGCCAACCCGGAGATCCACGCCCGCACCACCGGCGAAGAGATCTGGGCCGACACCGACGGCACCGTCGACATCTTCGTCGCCGGCATCGGCACCGGCGGCACCCTCACCGGCACCGGCCGCACCCTCCGCAAGTACAAGCCCGAGATCACCATCGTCGGTGTCGAACCCGCCGACTCCCCGATCCTCACCGGTGGCAAGCCCGGCCCCCACAAGATCCAGGGCCTCGGCGCCAACTTCGTCCCCGACATCCTCGACCGCGACATCTACGACGAGATCATCGACGTCCAGTTCGACGACGCCATCACCACCGCCCGCCGCCTCGGCACCGAGGAAGGCGTCCTCGGCGGCATCTCCGCCGGCGCCAACGTGTGGGCCGCACTGCAGCTCGCGAAGCGCCCCGAGAACGCCGGCAAGACGATCGTCGTGATCGTCCCCGACTTCGGCGAACGCTACATCTCCACGCCGCTGTTCGAGGACATCCGGGGCTGA